GATGCTGATCGTCTCGGTCACCCTGGGCTTTTATCAGGTGGTCACCCGCTTCGTGCTGGATGCGCCCTCGACCTGGTCGGAGGTGATCTCCCGCTCGTCGATGATCTGGTGTGTGTTCCTCGGCGCGGCGGCCGGTTTCCGTGGCGGCTTCATGATGTCCGTCGAGGTCATCTACAAGCTGCTCCCGGCGCGTCGTCTGATCTGGCTCGAGGCCTTCGTGGCCCTGTGCTGCCTGATCGTGTTCGTGGTGCTGATCCACTACGGCACCTCCATGACCCTGCGCGTGCGCACCCAGATGCTCTCCGGGCTCGAGGTCTCGATCGCCTGGGCCTATGCCGCCATGCCGGTGGGGGCCGCCTTCGCGCTGATCGCGGTGCTGGCGCGCTTGCTCGCGCAGGTCACCGGCCGCGAGACCATCGGCCCGGCGGAGAGCGAGACCCCCGAGGTCGCGGCGCCCACGCCCGACAGCGAATCGCCTTCCCCACGCCAATCCAGCGCCCCACGTGACGACGCGGCGGCGGTGACCCATTCGCAAGACGAGGTGCGCCCATGAATGCGGCCATTGGTCTGTCGTTGATCATCCTGTTCAGTCTCGGGGTGCCGATCGCCGTCTCGATCGTGCTGGCCTCGATCATCGGCATCGAATTTTTCTCGCGTCTGCCGCTGTTGCTGGTGCCGCAGCAGATGTTCGTCGGCATCGACAACTTCCCGTTGATGGCGATTCCCTTCTTCATCCTCGCCGGCAACCTGATGGCGGCCGGCGGGATCTCGAGGCGCCTGGTCGACCTGGCCAAGGCGATGGTCGGCGGGGTGCAGGGCGGGCTGGCCATGACCTGCGTGCTGACCTGCATGATGTTCGCCGCGGTGTCCGGCTCCAGCGTCGCGACCACCTTCGCCATCGGCTCGATCCTGATCCCGGCGATGGTCAAGCATGACTACCCGAGACCGCTGGCGGCCTCGATCCAGGCCTCCTCGGCGGAACTCGGCGTGCTGATTCCGCCCTCGATCCCGTTGATCCTCTACGGCGTCAGCACCGATACCTCGATCGGCAAGCTGTTCATCGCCGGCATCGGCCCGGGTCTCCTGATCGGCGGTGCGCTGCTGCTGTTCCTCTATGTGTTCTGCAAGCTGCGCGGCTATGGCCTGCGCGATCGCGAGGACCGTCACGACCTGCCCACCGCCTTCAAGCGGGCCTGGGCGGCGATGCTGATGCCGGTGGTGGTGATCGGCGGCATCTACGGCGGCGTCTTCACCCCCACCGAGGCGTCTGCGGTGGCGGTGGTCTATGCGGTGGTGGTCGGCGGGCTGGTGTATCGCGAGCTGAACCTGGACGAGCTGGTGCCGATCCTCAAGCAGAGCGTGATCTCCACCGCCGCGGTGATGCTGATCATCGCCGCCGCGGCGCTGTTCAGCTTCCTGATCAGCCGTTCCGGCCTGCCCACCCAGGTGGCGGCCTGGGTGACGCAGGTGTTCGATAGCCCGATCACCTTCCTGCTGGCGGTCAACGTGATGCTGCTGATCGTCGGCATGTTCATCGAGACCTCGGCGGCGATCCTGGTGCTGGCACCGATCTTCACCCCGATCGCCATGCAGTACGGCATCGACCCGGTGCACTTCGGCCTGATCGTGGTGGTCAACCTGGCGCTCGGCATGTTCACGCCGCCGCTCGGCGTCAACCTGTTCGCCGCCTGTGCGGTGGCCAAGCTGTCGATCGATCA
The genomic region above belongs to Halomonas sp. YLGW01 and contains:
- a CDS encoding TRAP transporter small permease; amino-acid sequence: MVELFLRFERLTTRIALMAAIAMLIVSVTLGFYQVVTRFVLDAPSTWSEVISRSSMIWCVFLGAAAGFRGGFMMSVEVIYKLLPARRLIWLEAFVALCCLIVFVVLIHYGTSMTLRVRTQMLSGLEVSIAWAYAAMPVGAAFALIAVLARLLAQVTGRETIGPAESETPEVAAPTPDSESPSPRQSSAPRDDAAAVTHSQDEVRP
- a CDS encoding TRAP transporter large permease, with translation MNAAIGLSLIILFSLGVPIAVSIVLASIIGIEFFSRLPLLLVPQQMFVGIDNFPLMAIPFFILAGNLMAAGGISRRLVDLAKAMVGGVQGGLAMTCVLTCMMFAAVSGSSVATTFAIGSILIPAMVKHDYPRPLAASIQASSAELGVLIPPSIPLILYGVSTDTSIGKLFIAGIGPGLLIGGALLLFLYVFCKLRGYGLRDREDRHDLPTAFKRAWAAMLMPVVVIGGIYGGVFTPTEASAVAVVYAVVVGGLVYRELNLDELVPILKQSVISTAAVMLIIAAAALFSFLISRSGLPTQVAAWVTQVFDSPITFLLAVNVMLLIVGMFIETSAAILVLAPIFTPIAMQYGIDPVHFGLIVVVNLALGMFTPPLGVNLFAACAVAKLSIDQLLPWLMRFVLVVLACLIAITYMPWISLGLVDLLY